Sequence from the Verrucomicrobiia bacterium genome:
GGGCGATGAGCAGGAGACTGGAGCGGAGGAGAGCTTTCATGATTGGAGGGCATTCGACGAGACCATCGAAGGTCAAGGGTCCCCTTCCGCCCACCAAAGATCAAGCGGGCAGGCAACGGCCGGTGCATCCCGGAGTTGTGGGTGAGGAGGCTGCGAATCGCAGGGACGAGCTCCGCGAGTCCGCAATCCATCGCTCGGCATCTTTTCTCCATCCTCCGTACTCGTACTCAGCCCGAAGGGCGGTACTCGTACCCGTCATCGAACCCGCAGTCACACCTCTTCGAGCGCTGCCTTGTGGCGGGTGCGATGGGTTGGGTCCTGTTCGGAGCTTCCATTCCGCGTGGGAGCTGGGGGGGGCGAGGAGGGGGAGATTAAGATTAAGGTTTGGTTGTCGGGCAGGGTGCCAACCCGCTTCTCCGGAGCGGCGAGCGTTCACTGGGCATCTTTGCCGGTCCTGGTAATGTCGCCGCACGCTTTCCTCAGGTAGGGAGTGTATGAGCGCCCATCCGTCAGCCCGATCCTGCCCGAAGTGCGGCGTCCCGGTCCCTGAGGACGCCGCCGAAGGACTCTGTCCGGGCTGTTTGCTGGCGGCGGCGGCGGCACCCACCGAAGCCGGCGCGGCCTCGGCGCGGCCCGATCGGATTCCCGGACTCGATCAGGTGGCGGCTGCCTTCCCCCAATGGGAGATCGTCCGTTGCCTCGGCGCCGGAGGGATGGGCGCGGTGTTCAAGGTCCGCCAGCCCAAGCTGGACCGCTGGGTGGCCCTGAAGCTCCTGCCTGAACTGCCCGGGCGCCATCCGGCTTTCGCCGAACGCTTCGAACGCGAGGCGCGTACCCTCGCCCGACTCAACCATCCCGGCATCGTCACCCTTCACGACTTCGGTCAGGCGGGCGGCTTCTACTACCTGGTGATGGAGTACGTGGAAGTTCGGAGGGCCGAGCTCCGCGAGTCCGCAACGGTGTGGAGCGTTGGGTTGAGGACTCGCGGAGCTCGTCCCTCCGGTTCGCTGGCTCGGTACCGACAGCTTGGAGATGCACCGCTGCACGCGGGCCGTCATCCGTCGGATCGCGCGCTGCGGAACGAGTCGAGGGGTTCGAGGCGGTCGGTGCGGGTGGCGAGGTCCCGGACGCGGACAACGAGGGAACCGTCGGGCTGCCGTTCGAGGCGGAGGGTGCGTGCGACCCCCAGTTCCTGGGCCCGCTTGAACTGTTTGTCGGGCTTGGTGGGTGTCAGCGGATAGTCCGTGGGGCGGCCGGCCTGCCGCAGATCCTGGACCAGACGGAGGGACTCGGGCCGGAGTGCCTCATCCTCGATGAGGACGAAGCTGTCGAGGCCGGCGCGGAACTCGGGGAGGAGGTTCCGGGCTTTGAGGAGTTCGGCGAGGACGACATCGCCCATGCCGAAGCCGAGGCCGGGGAGGTTGACCTTGCCACCGCTGACGAGGCCGACGAGCTGATCGTAACGGCCGCCGCCGGCGATGGCGCGGAATTGTCCCTTGCAATCGAAGGCTTCGAAGACGACGCCGGTGTAATAGGCCAGACCGCGGATGACGCCGTAGTCGATGCGCGCGAAGTCTGCGAGGCCGCGGGCGGCGAGGTTGCTGCGGATGGCGTCGAGGGCCTCGTCGGGTTCGGCATCGGCGATGAACTGCCGGACCCGTTCGAGCGAGGTGCCGACGGCCTGGAGCTGGGCATCGGCGACTTCGGGAGGATCGCGTTCGAGTTTATCGACGGCCTGGTAGAAGTCGTAGGCGCGGTCGGGCTGGCCGCCTTCGCGCTCGAAGAAGCGTTGCCAGGCGAGCCGGCTGCTGAGGCGGACGACGAAGTCGTCGGGGCCGAGGCGGAGATCGCGCAGGGAATCGATGAGCAGGGCGATGATCTCGGCATCGGCGGCGGGGTCGGATTCGCCGAAGAGATCGGCATTGAACTGGAAGTGTTCGCGCAGGCGTCCGCGCTGCTGTTTCTCGTAGCGGAAGAGCTGGGGGATGGCGAACCACTTGATGGGCTTCTTGTAGTGCCGTTCCCCGAGGGCGACCATGCGGGCGAGGGTCGGGGTCATTTCGGGCCGCAGCGCCACCGCGCGTCCGCCCTTGTCTTCGAAGTGGAACAGTTGCTGGAGGATCTCGGCGCCGCTCTTGAGGGTGTAGAGCTCGGTCGGTTCGAGGGGTGGACCGTCGTATTCCCGGAATCCGTAGCGGCGGGCGGTGGCACGCCAGGAGTCGAGGATGTGGTGGCGCAGGTCGGCGCTCCAGGCGTCCTTGATGGGAACGGGGGCAGGATAGAAGTCTCGGAATCCGGGTAGGGATTGCATGGGGATGAAGGGAATGGATGCCCGGCCCGAGGTCGCAGGGGACACGGGCAGCACCGGAGGGAGGGTGCGGGGCGAAGACTTACTCGGGCGGAGGCAGGGCGGGGTTCGGTGTGGGTGCGGCATTGGCGGCGGCCGCGGACTCAGGTGAGAGCTTGAGGACCTCGTCCCGCATTTCCTTGCCGGGCTTGAACTTGACCACCGAGCGGGGAGGGATGCGCACATCCTTCTCGGGGGCATTGGGATTGCGTCCGATCCGGGCCTTGCGGACCTTGACCTCGAAGACGCCGAAGTTCCGCAGTTCGACGGTGCGGCCTTCGCTGACCGCATGGCGGATCAATTCGAGGGTACGTTGAACAACCTTGGCCACATCCTGTTGAACCAAGCCGGTTTCGCTACTGATGGCGACCACGATGTCGCGTTTGGTCATTGACATAGCCGTGGGGGGGTGAGTTAAGCCGCTGGCGCTAGAACTTTGTTGACATGGCTATAAACGGCCCACCCGGAGGGGTCAAGCGAGCGATGGGTCATCTTCGATCCGATCGGACCCTGCTCATCTGCCTCGCCCTCGGCGTGTTAGTGGTGTCGGGCGTGGCCGCGGAACGGCTGAGACGCGGGGCGGCGGCGCCGTTTGGGAAGCCCCTGGGATACTGGCTGGAACAGTGGGACAAGCCGTCCGGGCAACGCGATTCAAGGGCCCTGGAGGCACTCGTCGCCGTCCCGCAGAAGGCGGTGCCGGCACTGGCCCGACGGGTGTCGGCCCGTCCGGGGGGCTGGCGTGAACGTCTGGTCCGGCTGGCAACCGCGTTTCCTCAGTCGGGACTGCGGGTTCGCGACGCGGACACCCTGCGCCGGGGAGCGGCCGAGGCGTTGGGCGCGATGGGTCCACTGGCGGAACCGGCGGCAGGGGCATTGGTTGGGGGACTGGGCAGAGCCAGGCATGCGGGCACGGTCGAGGCGATTCACGGCGTCCTGTTGCGTCTGGGTCCCCCGGCGGCGGAAGCGTTGCTGATCGGGTTGAGCCATGCGGATCCGGTCGCGCGACGCCGTGCCTTGCGAACCCTGGAGGGTTTGGTGACCGGCGATCCTGCGGTGCGGAACTCGGATCTGCCGATGGTGGAAGCGGTGGTTCGCAGGCTGGGAGACGACGATCCGGAGACCGTCCGGCTGGCCACGGGAGTGATCCGGGTCCTGGCACGACGCGCCGAGGTGGCCCTGCCCGGGTTGCTGGCCAATGCGGGGCATCCCTCGCCATCGATTCGGAGCGCAACGGCAGCGGCGATCGGAGCGTTGGCCAGCGACGCCGGGAGGAGCGTCCCGGCCCTGATGGGCCTGCTCGAGGATGCGGACGACCGGGTGCGGGTGGCGGCAGCGGGGGCACTGGGGCGGTTCGGTGCAGACGCGGCACCGGCGGTGACCGTGTTGGCGACGTTGTGCGGGAGCAACGTTGAATCGTCCCTTGGCCTGGCGGTGGCGAATTGTCTGGGTCGTATCGGGGTTCTGGCGGTCGAGGCGGTTCCTGGGCTGGCGGAGGTCCGGGAAGGAGCTTCGCCGTTGTTGCGCGGGAGCCGGATGGCGGCGTTGGGAAGGATTGGCGGGCGGCCGGACGTGGCGGTCCCGGCTCTGGCGAACGCCATGCGCGACGAGGATGCCTATGTGCGGCGCAACGCGGTGTGGGCCCTGGCCGCCTTCGGGGAAGAGGCGGCGCCTGCCGTGGCGGCGTTGATCGAGGCGCTGCAGGACCCGGTGGAGTCGATCCGGGTCGGGGCCGTGGAGGCCCTGGGAGCGATCGGTCCTGCCGCGGCGGTGGCAGTTCCGCATCTCCATGTGGCGCGCCGCAACAATCCATCGGTCATGAACCGCCCCGCACTGGCCGCCATCGCCCAAATATCGGGGGCCGTGGCGTCCGTGTCCTTGCCCGCAGGCGGGGAGGACGGTACACCGGCGAGGTGAGTTGGATTTACCGGTCGGTGGTACGGCCCTGTCTGTTTCGGCAGGAGTCGGAGGGAATTCACGACCGGACGCTCCGGCTGCTGGGAATGGTGGCGCGGAGCGGACTGGCGCGGGGCCTGTTGCGGGCGGTCCACGGGGCCCCGGGACTGCCGGTGGACGTCTTCGGCCTCTCGTTTCCGAATCCGGTGGGATTGGCGGCGGGGATGGACAAATCAGCCCAGGCGGTGCCGGTCTGGGAGTGCCTGGGGTTTGGACATTGTGAACTGGGGGGCGTGACGCGGCACGGGCAGCCGGGGAACGAGCGACCGCGGATGTTCCGGGTGGTGCCGGACGAGGCCCTGATCAACCGGATGGGATTCAACAATCCGGGGGCCGATGCGCTGGCGGCGCGCCTGGGCGGGTGGCGGGACGGGGGACGCTGGCCGCGGCACCCGGTGGGCATCAACCTGGGGAAGTCGAAGATCACCCCGCTGGAAGAGGCGGCTGCCGACTACCGGTATTCCTTCGAGCGGCTGCGGGGTCTGGCGGACTTCTTCGTGGTGAACGTGAGTTCCCCCAACACCCCCAACCTGCGTCAGCTCCAGGACCGCGCGGCCCTGGAAGAGATCCTGGCGGCGTTGCGCGAGGCCCAGGAGAACACCCCGGGACCGTCGCGGCCGATCCTGGTGAAGGTGGCGCCGGATCTGAGTTTCGAGGCGCTGGACGAGGTGCTCGACCTGGCGCTGTCGGTTTCCCTGGCGGGGGTGGTGGCCACCAACACCACGGTGGGGCGACCGGCGCACCCGACGCCAGGCACCGAGCGGCTGTACGCGGAGACGGGCGGGTTGAGCGGTCGCCCACTGGCGCAACGGAGCACGGAGGTGATCCGGCACCTCTACCGCCAGAGCCGCGGGGCCCTGCCGATCGTGGGGGTGGGCGGGATCTTCAGCGCCGAGGACGCCTGGGAGAAGATCACTGCGGGGGCGTCCCTGGTGCAGGTGTACACCGGAATGGTGTATCGCGGTCCGGGGATCGCCCGGGCGATCGTCCGGGGATTGCGGCAACGCATGGCGACCCTGGGCTTGAAGGAACTCCGGGAGGCGGTGGGGTTGGGAACGGCGCTCGCGTGACGGGAGGTCGAACCGCATGACCGTGCGCTTCACCGACCCCGGCTGGCTGTGGCTGCTGCCATTCGCGCTGGCCTGGGTGCTGTGGCTGGCCCGCACGTCCCGCGCCGGGCTCGAACCCGCCCCCGCCCGGCTGGCCACCGTCCTGCGCGCCCTCGTCGTCGTCGCCCTGGTCACCGCCCTCGCCGGACTCCAGTGGCTTCGCCCGGTCGAAGGCATGAATGTGCTCTTCCTGCTCGACCGCTCCGACAGTATGGCCCCGGCGATCCAGGCCGGGGCGCGGGACTGGATGGTGCGGGCGGCCAGCACCAAGCCTGTGGGAGACCGGGCGGGTCTGATTGTGTTTGGAAGCGAGGCTGCGCTCGAAGTGACACCGACCACGGAGTTCGCCGTGGACACCCTGACTGCGGTGGTGCCGACGACGCGGACCGACATTGGGGCTGCGTTGCGGCTGGCGACGGCCGCCTTTCCGGAAACCGGCCAACGCCGTGCGGTCCTGATCGGGGATGGGCACGAGAACCGGGGTCATGCCCTCGACGCGGCGCTGGCCGCCGGGGCGGCCGGTGTTCGCATCGATGTGCTGCCCCTGGCAGGCGAGCCCCGGCCGGACGCCTGGATTTCGCGGCTTCACACGCCGACGCAGGTGCGTCGGGGACAGACCTTCGAGATTCTGGCCTTCATCCAGTCCGATGCCGGCGGGCCGGCCACGGTGACGATCCATCGCGACGGGCATCGGCTGGGGGCGCAGGAACTCGACCTCGAGCCGGGCAAGAACCTGGTGACCTTTTCGCAGACGTTGCCCGGGAGCGGGTTTCACCGCTACGAGGTGGCGCTGGACGCCCCGTTCGATGAAGTGCCCGGCAACAACCGCGCCGAGGGGTTCGTCCAGATTCGCGGACTGCCCAGGATCCTGCTGCTCAGCTCCGACCCCACTGTCGATCGTCCCCTGATCGAGACGATCGGGTCGGAGGAGGTGGAGATGGTCGTCGCCGGCCGATCGGACTTCCCGGAATCCCTCGCCGAGCTGCAGGCATTCGATGCGGTGGTGCTGGGGAACGTCTTCGCGCCGGACTGGCCGCGGGAGCTTTGGGTCTGGCTCGAACAGGCGGTTCGGGATCTTGGGGTGGGTGTGGTGTGCATCGGAGGTGACCAGAGCTACGGGGCCGGGGGATACCGGGGAACGCCCTTGCAGGCCCTGCTTCCGGTGGAGGTCGAACTCGCCAACCGCCAGACCCTTCCCTCCGGGGCCCTCGCCCTGGTTCTTGACCAGTCCGGCAGCATGCGCGGCGACAAGCTCGAGATGGCCAAGGCGGCCGCCATCGCCGCCGTGAATCTCCTGGGGCCACGCGACCAGGTGGCGGTCATCGCCTTCGATGGCGAGACCTACACCGTGGTGGACCTGCAGCCCGTCGGGGCCCGCCGAACGCCGATCCTCGACGCCATCGAACGCCTTCAATCCGGGGGTGGAACGGACATGTATCCCGCCTTGCGCCAGGCCTTCGAACTTCTCAGCCCGGTACACGCCGGGCTCAAGCACTGTCTCGTTCTCACCGACGGACACTCGCAGCCCGCCGAGTTCGAGGCGTTGGCGCGGGAGATGGCGTCCGAACGGATCACCCTCTCGACCGTGGGATTGGGCGATGAGGTGGACAGCGTCCTGCTGGAAACGCTGGCCGAACTGGGCGGCGGCCGGTTTTATGCCGTGTCCTCCCCCGCCGACCTCCCCCGGATTTATCTCCAGGAGACGGCGCTGGTCCTTCGCACCGCCGTCAGCGAGGAACCCTTCGAGCCCCAACAATCCCTCCTCACCGAACCGGTCCGCGGTCTCGATGGGTTTCCGATGCTCCTCGGCCATGTGGTGACCGAACCGAAGGCTCGCGCCGAGACGCCGCTGGCGACCCCGGGGGGTGATCCGTTGCTGGCTCACTGGCAGTACGGACTCGGTCGTGTGGCGGCGTTCACCTCGGACTCGAGGGACCGATGGGCGGCAGCCTGGCTGGCCTGGGAGCATTACGGCACCTTCTGGCGCCAGGTCGTGCACTGGGCGTTGCGCCGCATCGACAGCGCCGATCTCCTGGCGGAGATCCTGCTCGACGGGGGACGAGGACGCATTCTTGCCGACGCCCTGGCGGCGGACGGTTCCTATCGCGATTTCCTGGACGTGGATGCCGTCGTGATCCACCCGGACGGCCGGTCGGAACCGGTGGGCCTGCGGCAGACGGCTCCCGGCCGTTACGAGGGCGAATTCGACGCCCATCTTCCAGGCGCCTACCTGGCCCGGGTTCAGGAACGGGAAAGCGGTGTGCCCCGCGCCAGCACCCTCCTGGGTGCCAGTCTGCGACCCGACATCGAGCGTCCCCTGGCGGAACCCAATCTTCCCCTCCTAACCCGCATCGCCGAAGAGACAGGCGGGCGGGTGCTGGATCCCGCGGCGGATCCCCGACCGTTTCTGGATGGGCGTCAACGCACCCGCCAACCGGTGGATCTCTGGCCGCTTCTCCTCCAGGCGGTCATCGGCCTGTTCCTGGTGGATGTGGCGGTGCGCCGGGTTCGATGGGAGCCCAGCCTTTGGCGCGATGGGCTGGGTCGGCTCCGATCGCGGCTGCCCTCCCGGGCATCCACCGCCCCTTCGGCCCCCTCCCAGCCCCGCCTGGCCACACTGCTTGCCCGCCGGGACGCCGAACGCCAGGCGCTGCCGCGGCCGGAATCGGTTCCGGTCCAGGTGCCGATCGAGGGGGCGGCAACGTCCTCCTCCGCGGCGCCCGTGGCGTCCGACACGCCGCCGGTCACGGCAGCCCGGGGCGTATCCGAGGCCACCACCCAGCGTCTGCTGGCCGCCAAGCGTCGGGCCCGCGAACGGGCGCCGTGACAACGGACGGTGCGGTCCTCACGCCGGTCCGGCGTTTCAACGATTTCACGACGTCCCTGGAGATGCCGGCAGCAGTTCCACCAGAACACGGTTGGCCCGGCGTCGGCGGGTTTGGATCACAGTCAGCATGGCGTCAGCCTCGACCACGGTGTCGCCGACCCGGGGTTCACGACCGAGACGTCGGGTGATCCAATCGGATAGGTTCGAGGCGGCATCGTCATCGACGGACCGGGCGGCGGAGATTCGGGCGACTTCGGACATCGCGGCACCGCCTCCGATCTTCCAGCGTCGCGGCGCCACTTCGAGGATTTCGTCGGAGAGGCTGTCGAATTCATCGGAGAGTTCGCCCAGCAGTTCCTCCATCAGGTCTTCAATCGTGAGCAGGC
This genomic interval carries:
- a CDS encoding VWA domain-containing protein; translated protein: MTVRFTDPGWLWLLPFALAWVLWLARTSRAGLEPAPARLATVLRALVVVALVTALAGLQWLRPVEGMNVLFLLDRSDSMAPAIQAGARDWMVRAASTKPVGDRAGLIVFGSEAALEVTPTTEFAVDTLTAVVPTTRTDIGAALRLATAAFPETGQRRAVLIGDGHENRGHALDAALAAGAAGVRIDVLPLAGEPRPDAWISRLHTPTQVRRGQTFEILAFIQSDAGGPATVTIHRDGHRLGAQELDLEPGKNLVTFSQTLPGSGFHRYEVALDAPFDEVPGNNRAEGFVQIRGLPRILLLSSDPTVDRPLIETIGSEEVEMVVAGRSDFPESLAELQAFDAVVLGNVFAPDWPRELWVWLEQAVRDLGVGVVCIGGDQSYGAGGYRGTPLQALLPVEVELANRQTLPSGALALVLDQSGSMRGDKLEMAKAAAIAAVNLLGPRDQVAVIAFDGETYTVVDLQPVGARRTPILDAIERLQSGGGTDMYPALRQAFELLSPVHAGLKHCLVLTDGHSQPAEFEALAREMASERITLSTVGLGDEVDSVLLETLAELGGGRFYAVSSPADLPRIYLQETALVLRTAVSEEPFEPQQSLLTEPVRGLDGFPMLLGHVVTEPKARAETPLATPGGDPLLAHWQYGLGRVAAFTSDSRDRWAAAWLAWEHYGTFWRQVVHWALRRIDSADLLAEILLDGGRGRILADALAADGSYRDFLDVDAVVIHPDGRSEPVGLRQTAPGRYEGEFDAHLPGAYLARVQERESGVPRASTLLGASLRPDIERPLAEPNLPLLTRIAEETGGRVLDPAADPRPFLDGRQRTRQPVDLWPLLLQAVIGLFLVDVAVRRVRWEPSLWRDGLGRLRSRLPSRASTAPSAPSQPRLATLLARRDAERQALPRPESVPVQVPIEGAATSSSAAPVASDTPPVTAARGVSEATTQRLLAAKRRARERAP
- a CDS encoding quinone-dependent dihydroorotate dehydrogenase; this translates as MSWIYRSVVRPCLFRQESEGIHDRTLRLLGMVARSGLARGLLRAVHGAPGLPVDVFGLSFPNPVGLAAGMDKSAQAVPVWECLGFGHCELGGVTRHGQPGNERPRMFRVVPDEALINRMGFNNPGADALAARLGGWRDGGRWPRHPVGINLGKSKITPLEEAAADYRYSFERLRGLADFFVVNVSSPNTPNLRQLQDRAALEEILAALREAQENTPGPSRPILVKVAPDLSFEALDEVLDLALSVSLAGVVATNTTVGRPAHPTPGTERLYAETGGLSGRPLAQRSTEVIRHLYRQSRGALPIVGVGGIFSAEDAWEKITAGASLVQVYTGMVYRGPGIARAIVRGLRQRMATLGLKELREAVGLGTALA
- a CDS encoding HEAT repeat domain-containing protein, with the protein product MGHLRSDRTLLICLALGVLVVSGVAAERLRRGAAAPFGKPLGYWLEQWDKPSGQRDSRALEALVAVPQKAVPALARRVSARPGGWRERLVRLATAFPQSGLRVRDADTLRRGAAEALGAMGPLAEPAAGALVGGLGRARHAGTVEAIHGVLLRLGPPAAEALLIGLSHADPVARRRALRTLEGLVTGDPAVRNSDLPMVEAVVRRLGDDDPETVRLATGVIRVLARRAEVALPGLLANAGHPSPSIRSATAAAIGALASDAGRSVPALMGLLEDADDRVRVAAAGALGRFGADAAPAVTVLATLCGSNVESSLGLAVANCLGRIGVLAVEAVPGLAEVREGASPLLRGSRMAALGRIGGRPDVAVPALANAMRDEDAYVRRNAVWALAAFGEEAAPAVAALIEALQDPVESIRVGAVEALGAIGPAAAVAVPHLHVARRNNPSVMNRPALAAIAQISGAVASVSLPAGGEDGTPAR
- a CDS encoding integration host factor subunit beta; its protein translation is MTKRDIVVAISSETGLVQQDVAKVVQRTLELIRHAVSEGRTVELRNFGVFEVKVRKARIGRNPNAPEKDVRIPPRSVVKFKPGKEMRDEVLKLSPESAAAANAAPTPNPALPPPE
- a CDS encoding ATP phosphoribosyltransferase regulatory subunit; this translates as MQSLPGFRDFYPAPVPIKDAWSADLRHHILDSWRATARRYGFREYDGPPLEPTELYTLKSGAEILQQLFHFEDKGGRAVALRPEMTPTLARMVALGERHYKKPIKWFAIPQLFRYEKQQRGRLREHFQFNADLFGESDPAADAEIIALLIDSLRDLRLGPDDFVVRLSSRLAWQRFFEREGGQPDRAYDFYQAVDKLERDPPEVADAQLQAVGTSLERVRQFIADAEPDEALDAIRSNLAARGLADFARIDYGVIRGLAYYTGVVFEAFDCKGQFRAIAGGGRYDQLVGLVSGGKVNLPGLGFGMGDVVLAELLKARNLLPEFRAGLDSFVLIEDEALRPESLRLVQDLRQAGRPTDYPLTPTKPDKQFKRAQELGVARTLRLERQPDGSLVVRVRDLATRTDRLEPLDSFRSARSDG